A part of Streptomyces sp. NBC_01497 genomic DNA contains:
- the metH gene encoding methionine synthase, which produces MASSPTPSTDSRTRVNALREALATRVVVADGAMGTMLQAQDPTLADFQDLEGCNEILNVTRPDIVRSVHQEYFAVGVDCVETNTFGANFAALGEYDIPERVFELSEAGAAIAREVADEFTASTGQQRWVLGSMGPGTKLPTLGHAPYVKLRDAYQRNAEGMIAGGADALLVETTQDLLQTKAAVLGARRALDATGTNLPVICSVTVETTGTMLLGSEIGAALTALEPLGIDMIGLNCATGPSEMSEHLRYLAKHSRIPLSCMPNAGLPVLGKNGAHYPLQPGELADAQENFVAEYGISLVGGCCGTTPEHLRQVVERVRGAERRERAPRPEPGAASLYQTVPFRQDTSYLAIGERTNANGSKKFRDAMLDGRWDDCVEMARGQIREGAHMLDLCVDYVGRDGVADMEELAGRFATASTLPIVLDSTELDVLRAGLEKLGGRAVINSVNYEDGDGPESRFHKVTELAAEHGAALIALTIDEQGQARTVEHKVAIAERLIEDLTGNWGIHESDILVDCLTFTICTGQEESRGDGVATIEAIRELKRRHPDVQTTLGLSNISFGLNPAARVVLNSVFLDECVKAGLDSAIVHASKILPIARLDEEQVTTALDLIHDRRSEGYDPLQKLMELFEGVNTKSMKDSRAEELLALPLNERLERRIIDGEKNGLEADLDAALAERPALEIVNETLLNGMKVVGELFGSGKMQLPFVLQSAEVMKTAVAHLEPHMEKSDDEGKGTIVLATVRGDVHDIGKNLVDIILSNNGYNVVNLGIKQPVSAILDAAEEHRADVIGMSGLLVKSTVIMKENLQELNQRRMAADYPVILGGAALTRAYVEQDLHEIYEGEVRYARDAFEGLRLMDALIAVKRGVPGAVLPELKQRRVKTAATTAVLERPGEVVTRSDVATDNPVPTPPFWGSRVVKGIQIAEYASWLDEGALFKGQWGLKEARAGEGPSYEELVESEGRPHLRGWLEQMHTQNLLEAAVVYGYFPCVSKGDDLILLGEDGSERTRFTFPRQRRGRHLCLADFFRPEESGETDVVGLQVVTVGSRIGGRTAELFEANSYRDYLELHGLSVQLAEALAEYWHARVRSELGFAGEDPADVEDMFSLKYRGARFSLGYGACPDLEDRAKIAALLEPERIGVQLSEEFQLHPEQSTDAIVIHHPEAKYFNAR; this is translated from the coding sequence ATGGCCTCGTCGCCGACCCCCTCCACCGACAGCCGTACCCGCGTCAACGCCCTGCGTGAGGCCCTCGCCACCCGCGTGGTGGTCGCCGACGGCGCCATGGGCACCATGCTCCAGGCCCAGGACCCGACCCTCGCCGACTTCCAGGACCTCGAAGGCTGCAACGAGATCCTGAACGTGACCCGCCCGGACATCGTCCGTTCCGTGCACCAGGAGTACTTCGCCGTCGGCGTCGACTGCGTCGAGACGAACACCTTCGGCGCCAACTTCGCCGCGCTGGGCGAGTACGACATCCCCGAGCGCGTCTTCGAGCTCTCCGAGGCCGGCGCGGCCATCGCCCGCGAGGTCGCCGACGAGTTCACCGCCTCGACCGGGCAGCAGCGCTGGGTGCTCGGCTCCATGGGCCCCGGCACCAAGCTGCCGACCCTCGGCCACGCCCCGTACGTCAAGCTCCGCGACGCCTACCAGCGCAACGCGGAAGGCATGATCGCGGGCGGGGCCGACGCGCTCCTCGTCGAGACCACCCAGGACCTGCTGCAGACCAAGGCCGCCGTCCTCGGCGCGCGCCGCGCCCTGGACGCCACCGGCACGAACCTGCCGGTCATCTGCTCGGTCACCGTCGAGACCACCGGCACCATGCTGCTCGGCTCCGAGATCGGCGCCGCGCTCACCGCGCTGGAACCCCTCGGCATCGACATGATCGGCCTCAACTGCGCGACCGGCCCGTCCGAGATGAGCGAGCACCTGCGCTATCTCGCCAAGCACTCCCGGATCCCGCTGTCCTGCATGCCCAACGCCGGCCTGCCCGTCCTCGGCAAGAACGGCGCGCACTACCCGCTGCAGCCCGGCGAGCTCGCCGACGCGCAGGAGAACTTCGTCGCGGAGTACGGCATCTCCCTGGTCGGGGGCTGCTGCGGCACGACCCCCGAGCACCTGCGCCAGGTCGTCGAGCGCGTGCGCGGCGCCGAGCGCCGCGAGCGCGCGCCCCGCCCCGAGCCCGGCGCCGCCTCGCTCTACCAGACCGTCCCGTTCCGGCAGGACACCTCGTACCTCGCCATCGGCGAGCGGACGAACGCCAACGGGTCCAAGAAGTTCCGCGACGCCATGCTGGACGGCCGCTGGGACGACTGCGTCGAGATGGCCCGCGGGCAGATCCGCGAGGGCGCCCACATGCTCGACCTGTGCGTCGACTACGTCGGCCGCGACGGCGTGGCCGACATGGAGGAACTCGCGGGGCGCTTCGCCACCGCGTCCACCCTGCCGATCGTGCTCGACTCCACCGAACTGGACGTGCTCCGCGCCGGCCTGGAGAAGCTGGGCGGCCGGGCCGTCATCAACTCGGTCAACTACGAGGACGGCGACGGACCCGAGTCCCGCTTCCACAAGGTCACCGAGCTGGCCGCCGAGCACGGCGCCGCGCTGATCGCGCTGACCATCGACGAGCAGGGCCAGGCCCGTACCGTCGAGCACAAGGTGGCCATCGCGGAGCGCCTGATCGAGGACCTGACCGGCAACTGGGGCATCCACGAGTCGGACATCCTGGTCGACTGCCTGACCTTCACCATCTGTACCGGGCAGGAGGAGTCGCGGGGCGACGGCGTCGCGACCATCGAGGCGATCCGCGAACTCAAGCGCCGCCACCCCGACGTGCAGACCACGCTCGGCCTGTCCAACATCTCCTTCGGTCTCAACCCGGCCGCCCGGGTCGTCCTGAACTCCGTCTTCCTGGACGAGTGCGTCAAGGCCGGCCTGGACTCGGCGATCGTGCACGCCTCCAAGATCCTGCCCATCGCGCGGCTCGACGAGGAACAGGTCACGACCGCCCTCGACCTGATCCACGACCGCCGCTCCGAGGGCTACGACCCGCTCCAGAAGCTGATGGAGCTGTTCGAGGGCGTCAACACCAAGTCGATGAAGGACAGCAGGGCCGAGGAACTGCTCGCCCTGCCGCTGAACGAGCGCCTGGAGCGCCGCATCATCGACGGCGAGAAGAACGGCCTGGAGGCCGACCTCGACGCGGCGCTCGCCGAGCGCCCCGCCCTGGAGATCGTCAACGAGACGCTGCTGAACGGCATGAAGGTCGTCGGCGAGCTGTTCGGCTCCGGCAAGATGCAGCTGCCGTTCGTGCTCCAGTCCGCCGAGGTCATGAAGACCGCGGTGGCGCACCTGGAGCCGCACATGGAGAAGTCCGACGACGAGGGCAAGGGCACCATCGTGCTCGCCACCGTCCGCGGCGACGTCCACGACATCGGCAAGAACCTCGTCGACATCATCCTGTCCAACAACGGCTACAACGTCGTGAACCTGGGCATCAAGCAGCCCGTCTCCGCGATCCTGGACGCCGCCGAGGAGCACAGGGCGGACGTCATCGGGATGTCCGGACTCCTCGTCAAGTCCACCGTGATCATGAAGGAGAACCTCCAGGAGCTGAACCAGCGCCGGATGGCCGCCGACTACCCGGTCATCCTCGGCGGCGCAGCGCTCACCCGCGCGTACGTGGAACAGGACCTCCACGAGATCTACGAGGGCGAGGTGCGCTACGCGCGTGACGCCTTCGAAGGCCTGCGGCTGATGGACGCCCTCATCGCCGTCAAGCGCGGCGTGCCCGGCGCCGTCCTGCCGGAGCTCAAGCAGCGCCGCGTCAAGACCGCGGCGACCACGGCGGTGCTGGAGCGGCCGGGAGAGGTCGTCACCCGCTCCGACGTAGCCACCGACAACCCGGTCCCCACCCCGCCGTTCTGGGGCAGCCGCGTCGTCAAGGGCATCCAGATCGCGGAGTACGCGTCCTGGCTCGACGAGGGCGCCCTCTTCAAGGGCCAGTGGGGCCTCAAGGAGGCCAGGGCCGGCGAGGGACCCTCGTACGAGGAGCTCGTGGAGAGCGAGGGCCGCCCGCACCTGCGCGGCTGGCTGGAGCAGATGCACACGCAGAACCTCCTGGAGGCGGCCGTCGTCTACGGCTACTTCCCCTGCGTGTCCAAGGGCGACGACCTGATCCTGCTGGGCGAGGACGGCTCGGAGCGCACCCGCTTCACCTTCCCCCGCCAGCGCCGCGGCCGTCACCTGTGCCTCGCGGACTTCTTCCGCCCCGAGGAGTCCGGCGAGACGGACGTCGTCGGCCTCCAGGTCGTCACCGTGGGCTCCAGGATCGGCGGGCGCACCGCCGAGCTGTTCGAGGCCAACTCCTACCGCGACTACCTGGAGTTGCACGGGCTCTCCGTGCAACTCGCCGAGGCCCTCGCGGAGTACTGGCACGCGCGGGTCCGCTCCGAGCTCGGCTTCGCCGGCGAGGACCCCGCGGACGTCGAGGACATGTTCTCGCTGAAGTACCGGGGGGCCCGCTTCTCCCTCGGCTACGGCGCCTGCCCCGACCTGGAGGACCGGGCGAAGATCGCCGCCCTGCTGGAGCCCGAGCGCATCGGCGTGCAGCTCTCTGAGGAGTTCCAGCTCCACCCGGAGCAGTCCACCGACGCGATCGTCATCCACCACCCCGAGGCGAAGTACTTCAACGCACGATGA
- a CDS encoding HAD family hydrolase, with product MTSTVPASLPRTAEGSALQAVLLDMDGTLVDSEGIWWDAEVEVFKELGHVLDEGWREIVVGGPMTRSAGFLIEATGAEVTLDALVLLLNAAFENRIGQGVPLMPGAARLLAELTAHQVPTALVSASHRSIIDKVLLSLGPEHFALTVAGDEVARTKPHPDPYLIAARGLGAQPDRCAVVEDTATGVAAAEAAGCRVVAVPSIAPIEPAPGRHVVASLEEVDLALLRALPANER from the coding sequence ATGACCAGTACGGTCCCCGCGTCCTTGCCCCGAACGGCCGAGGGTTCCGCCCTCCAGGCCGTGCTGCTCGACATGGACGGCACACTCGTGGACAGCGAGGGCATCTGGTGGGACGCGGAGGTCGAGGTCTTCAAGGAGCTCGGCCACGTCCTGGACGAGGGCTGGCGGGAGATCGTCGTCGGCGGGCCGATGACGCGCAGCGCCGGCTTCCTCATCGAGGCGACGGGCGCCGAGGTCACGCTCGACGCCCTCGTGCTGCTGCTCAACGCGGCCTTCGAGAACCGCATCGGACAGGGCGTGCCCCTGATGCCGGGGGCCGCCCGGCTGCTCGCCGAACTGACGGCCCACCAGGTCCCCACCGCCCTGGTGTCCGCCTCGCACCGCAGCATCATCGACAAGGTCCTGCTCTCCCTCGGCCCCGAGCACTTCGCACTCACCGTCGCGGGCGACGAGGTGGCCCGTACGAAGCCGCACCCCGACCCCTACCTGATCGCCGCCCGCGGCCTCGGCGCGCAGCCCGACCGCTGCGCGGTGGTCGAGGACACGGCCACCGGGGTGGCCGCGGCGGAGGCGGCCGGCTGCCGTGTCGTGGCCGTACCGTCCATCGCCCCGATCGAGCCGGCCCCCGGCCGCCACGTCGTGGCCTCGCTCGAAGAGGTCGATCTCGCGCTGCTGCGCGCCCTGCCCGCGAACGAGCGCTGA
- a CDS encoding ABC transporter substrate-binding protein, translated as MKRKTLVLSAAIGLLAPVMAGCGGSGDSSDSGSAIVVGTTDQFSATKAAPAPFDPAYTYDTAAWNVLRQTIQTLTHVPRGGGEPVPEAASRCLFTDHESKTYRCTLRSGLKFANGDPVTAADVKYSIERVVNIHDPNSAYGLLTNIGTIVTDGLNVDFHLKSSDATFPYKLATPAAGIVDPKQYAAKKLRDGFEVDGSGPYTFKAEVKDNTVVKATFTKNPTYKGDLKIQNSKVEMRMYSDAKAMETAFDKDDIGVMLRMSPDQIKSLTDHPKKDVNLTEMPGLEIRYIGFDTSAPVVKSKAVRQAMAYLVDRDSLVSKVYGTTASPLYSLIPAGITGHTNSFFNQYGAQPSAQKAAQTLQKAGIHTPVKLTLNYTTDHYGAATAKEFQVLQGQLNDSKLFDVTIKGTPWDTFRPDQTKGDYSVYGMGWFPDFPDPDNFTAPFLDKDNFLGSPYDNPQIRNELIPESRRQADRGSAAGVFGQIQDAVAGDVPILPLWQGKQYVAAHTDVTGVEWAVDSSTNYYLWELGEGTTSD; from the coding sequence ATGAAGCGCAAAACCCTGGTGCTGTCGGCAGCCATAGGCCTGCTCGCCCCCGTCATGGCCGGCTGCGGCGGCAGCGGTGACAGTTCCGACTCCGGCAGTGCCATCGTCGTGGGCACCACGGACCAATTCAGTGCGACGAAGGCGGCCCCCGCCCCCTTCGACCCGGCCTACACCTACGACACGGCCGCCTGGAACGTCCTGAGGCAGACCATCCAGACCCTCACACACGTGCCGCGCGGCGGCGGCGAGCCGGTGCCGGAAGCGGCGAGCCGCTGCCTGTTCACCGACCACGAGAGCAAGACGTACCGCTGCACCCTGCGCTCGGGCCTGAAGTTCGCCAACGGCGACCCGGTCACCGCGGCCGACGTCAAGTACTCGATCGAACGGGTCGTCAACATCCACGACCCCAACAGCGCCTACGGTCTGCTCACCAACATCGGCACGATCGTCACCGACGGCCTCAACGTGGACTTCCACCTGAAGTCGTCCGACGCGACCTTCCCGTACAAGCTCGCGACACCCGCGGCGGGCATCGTGGACCCCAAGCAGTACGCGGCGAAGAAGCTGCGCGACGGCTTCGAGGTCGACGGCTCGGGTCCGTACACCTTCAAGGCGGAGGTGAAGGACAACACAGTCGTGAAGGCGACCTTCACCAAGAACCCCACTTATAAAGGGGACTTGAAGATTCAGAACAGCAAGGTCGAGATGCGGATGTACTCGGACGCCAAGGCCATGGAGACGGCGTTCGACAAGGACGATATCGGCGTGATGCTGCGCATGTCGCCGGACCAGATCAAGTCCCTGACCGACCACCCGAAGAAAGACGTCAACCTCACCGAGATGCCGGGTCTCGAAATCCGCTATATCGGTTTCGACACGTCGGCACCGGTCGTCAAGAGCAAGGCCGTCCGTCAGGCGATGGCCTACCTGGTCGACCGCGACTCGCTCGTCTCCAAGGTCTACGGCACCACGGCGTCGCCGCTCTACTCGCTCATCCCCGCCGGCATCACGGGCCACACCAACTCGTTCTTCAACCAGTACGGTGCGCAGCCCTCGGCGCAGAAGGCCGCGCAGACCCTGCAGAAGGCCGGCATCCACACGCCGGTGAAGCTGACCCTGAACTACACGACGGACCACTACGGCGCCGCCACCGCCAAGGAGTTCCAGGTCCTCCAGGGCCAGCTCAACGACAGCAAGCTCTTCGACGTCACCATCAAGGGCACGCCCTGGGACACCTTCCGGCCCGACCAGACCAAGGGCGACTACTCCGTCTACGGCATGGGCTGGTTCCCGGACTTCCCCGACCCGGACAACTTCACGGCGCCCTTCCTCGACAAGGACAACTTCCTCGGCAGCCCGTACGACAACCCGCAGATCCGCAACGAGCTGATCCCGGAGTCGCGCCGCCAGGCCGACCGGGGATCCGCGGCGGGCGTCTTCGGGCAGATCCAGGACGCGGTGGCGGGCGACGTGCCGATCCTGCCGCTGTGGCAGGGCAAGCAGTACGTGGCAGCGCACACCGATGTCACGGGTGTGGAGTGGGCGGTCGACTCGTCGACCAACTACTACCTGTGGGAGCTAGGCGAGGGCACCACGTCCGACTGA
- a CDS encoding response regulator transcription factor translates to MILEAEQDIAVVGEAGDGLQAIEQVRALQPDVVLMDIRMPRMDGVEATRQITGPGRDGPAKVLVLTTFDLDEYVVEALRAGASGFLLKDAPAVELVQAIRVVAAGEAMLAPSITRRLLDKYADHLPSGEEAVPNALNTLTEREVEVLKLVARGLSNAEIAADLFVSETTVKTHVGHVLTKLSLRDRVQAAVYAYESGLVRPGAQ, encoded by the coding sequence ATGATCCTGGAGGCCGAGCAGGACATCGCGGTGGTCGGTGAGGCCGGCGACGGCCTCCAGGCCATCGAGCAGGTGCGGGCGCTCCAGCCCGACGTGGTCCTGATGGACATCCGCATGCCGCGGATGGACGGCGTCGAGGCGACGCGGCAGATCACCGGCCCCGGCAGGGACGGCCCGGCCAAGGTACTCGTACTGACCACGTTCGACCTCGACGAGTACGTGGTCGAGGCGCTGCGCGCGGGCGCGAGCGGCTTTCTCCTGAAGGACGCTCCGGCCGTCGAACTGGTGCAGGCGATCCGGGTGGTCGCGGCGGGCGAGGCGATGCTGGCCCCGAGCATCACGCGGCGGCTGCTGGACAAGTACGCGGACCACCTGCCCTCGGGCGAGGAGGCCGTGCCGAACGCGCTGAACACGCTGACGGAGCGCGAGGTCGAGGTGCTGAAGCTGGTGGCACGCGGCCTGTCGAACGCGGAGATCGCGGCGGATCTGTTCGTCAGCGAGACGACGGTCAAGACCCATGTGGGCCATGTGCTGACGAAGCTGAGCCTGCGGGACCGGGTGCAGGCGGCGGTGTACGCGTACGAGAGCGGGCTGGTGCGCCCGGGCGCCCAGTAG
- a CDS encoding RecB family exonuclease: MSTSAPPTSLSPSRANDFMQCPLLYRFRVIDKLPQKPSEAATRGTLVHAVLERLFDHPADERTAPRAKEMVPHQWDRLRAARPELAELFADDEAGERLALWLAQAEALVERWFALEDPTRLEPAEREMFVETELDSGLRLRGVIDRVDVAPTGEVRIVDYKTGKAPRPQYAESAHFQMAFYALVVWRLKGVVPRRLQLVYLGSGDVLTYDPVLEDLERVERKLLALWDAIRRATETGDFPPRPTKLCGWCDHQAFCPEFGGTPPVYPLPTAP, encoded by the coding sequence ATGAGTACGAGCGCGCCCCCCACCTCCCTGTCGCCGTCGCGGGCGAACGACTTCATGCAGTGCCCTCTGCTCTACCGCTTCCGGGTCATCGACAAACTGCCCCAGAAGCCGAGCGAGGCGGCTACCCGCGGGACGCTGGTGCACGCCGTGCTGGAGCGCCTTTTCGACCATCCGGCCGATGAGCGCACGGCGCCCCGGGCCAAGGAGATGGTGCCGCACCAGTGGGACAGGCTGCGCGCGGCACGTCCTGAGCTCGCGGAGCTGTTCGCCGACGACGAGGCGGGCGAGCGGCTGGCGCTCTGGCTCGCCCAGGCCGAGGCACTGGTCGAGCGGTGGTTCGCGCTGGAGGACCCGACGCGGCTCGAACCCGCGGAGCGCGAGATGTTCGTGGAGACCGAGCTCGACTCGGGGCTGCGGCTGCGCGGGGTGATCGACCGCGTGGACGTGGCGCCGACGGGCGAGGTGCGGATCGTCGACTACAAGACCGGCAAGGCGCCCCGGCCCCAGTACGCCGAGAGCGCGCACTTCCAGATGGCCTTCTACGCGCTGGTGGTGTGGCGACTGAAGGGCGTCGTGCCGCGCCGTCTCCAGCTCGTGTATCTCGGCAGCGGGGACGTGCTGACCTACGACCCGGTCCTTGAGGACCTGGAGCGGGTCGAGCGCAAACTGCTCGCGCTGTGGGACGCGATCCGCCGGGCGACGGAGACGGGCGATTTCCCGCCGCGGCCGACGAAGCTGTGCGGATGGTGCGACCACCAGGCGTTCTGTCCCGAATTCGGGGGCACTCCCCCGGTCTATCCGCTGCCGACGGCCCCCTAG
- a CDS encoding site-2 protease family protein, with translation MKEDDSGERDTGEARDKSGAPEPGAKPVRPADPGGGILVGRPFGVPVYVGPSWFLVAALITWIFGGQLGGILPDIGNARYLVALFFAVAFYASVFVHELAHTVAALRFNLPVRRIQLQFFGGVSEIEKESDTPGREFVLAFVGPLLSLILSGIFYGAMYLVDAGSVPGVLLAGLMVSNLIVAIFNFLPGLPLDGGRMLRAVVWKITGKPMSGTVAAVWVGRALAVAVLVVLIGLPLFGGGGLRGDGGIDGVETVTDALIAAILAAIIWTGAGNSLRMARLREHLPQLQARTLTRRAVPVEPHTPLSEALRRANEAGARALVVVDGQGEPTGIVREASLVGVPQHRRPWVAVSTLTQDLTDGMTVPADLGGEILLDRLRANPATEYLVVEKSGSIYGVLSTTDVERAFVAAMARPQ, from the coding sequence GTGAAAGAGGACGATTCGGGCGAACGCGACACGGGCGAAGCGCGGGACAAGAGCGGCGCGCCTGAGCCCGGCGCGAAGCCCGTGCGCCCGGCCGACCCCGGAGGCGGCATCCTGGTGGGCCGTCCCTTCGGTGTGCCCGTCTACGTGGGGCCCAGCTGGTTCCTGGTCGCCGCGCTCATCACCTGGATCTTCGGCGGCCAGCTCGGCGGCATCCTGCCGGACATCGGCAACGCGCGCTACCTCGTGGCGCTCTTCTTCGCGGTGGCCTTCTACGCCTCCGTGTTCGTGCACGAACTCGCGCACACCGTGGCCGCGCTCCGCTTCAATCTGCCGGTGCGCCGCATCCAGCTGCAGTTCTTCGGCGGTGTCTCCGAGATCGAGAAGGAATCCGATACGCCGGGGCGCGAGTTCGTGCTCGCGTTCGTCGGCCCGCTCCTGTCGCTGATCCTCTCCGGGATCTTCTACGGCGCGATGTACCTGGTCGACGCGGGTTCCGTGCCCGGTGTGCTGCTCGCGGGTCTCATGGTCTCGAACCTGATCGTCGCGATCTTCAACTTCCTGCCGGGCCTCCCGCTCGACGGCGGCCGTATGCTGCGCGCCGTCGTGTGGAAGATCACCGGCAAGCCCATGAGCGGCACGGTCGCCGCGGTCTGGGTCGGCCGGGCGCTCGCCGTCGCCGTCCTCGTCGTCCTCATCGGCCTCCCGCTGTTCGGGGGCGGCGGACTGCGCGGCGACGGCGGTATCGACGGCGTCGAGACGGTCACGGACGCCCTGATCGCCGCGATTCTCGCCGCGATCATCTGGACCGGCGCGGGCAACAGCCTGCGCATGGCCAGGCTGCGCGAGCACCTTCCGCAGCTCCAGGCGCGCACGCTGACCCGGCGGGCCGTGCCCGTGGAGCCGCACACGCCCCTGTCCGAGGCGCTGCGCAGGGCCAACGAGGCCGGTGCGCGGGCCCTCGTCGTCGTGGACGGCCAGGGTGAGCCCACCGGCATCGTGCGCGAGGCGTCCCTCGTGGGCGTACCCCAGCACCGGCGCCCCTGGGTCGCGGTCAGCACCCTGACCCAGGACCTCACGGACGGCATGACGGTCCCGGCCGATCTGGGCGGGGAGATCCTGCTCGACCGGCTGCGGGCCAACCCCGCCACCGAGTACCTGGTGGTCGAAAAGAGCGGGTCGATCTACGGCGTGCTGTCCACGACGGACGTCGAGCGGGCCTTCGTCGCGGCGATGGCCCGGCCCCAGTGA
- a CDS encoding tRNA (adenine-N1)-methyltransferase — translation MSEPTGAARRRGPFKVGDQVQLTDPKGRHYTFTLEAGKNFHTHKGSFPHDELIGAPEGSVVRTTGNVAYLALRPLLPDYVLSMPRGAAVVYPKDAGQILAFGDIFPGARVVEAGVGSGSLSSFLLRVIGDDGMLHSYERRQDFADIARGNVERYFGGPHPAWELTVGDLQDNLSDTEVDRVILDMLAPWECLDAVSKALVPGGILIAYVATTTQLSRTVETIREFGTFNEPAAWESMIRNWHVEGLAVRPDHRMIGHTGFLVTARRLADGVEPPLRRRRPAKGAYGEDYDGPGSGSR, via the coding sequence ATGTCCGAACCGACCGGTGCCGCCCGCCGTCGTGGGCCCTTCAAGGTCGGGGACCAGGTCCAGCTCACCGACCCCAAGGGACGCCACTACACCTTCACGCTCGAAGCCGGGAAGAACTTCCACACCCACAAGGGGTCCTTCCCGCACGACGAGCTGATCGGTGCTCCCGAGGGCAGTGTTGTCCGAACCACGGGAAACGTCGCCTACCTCGCGTTGCGCCCCCTGCTCCCCGACTACGTCCTGTCCATGCCCCGCGGCGCAGCCGTGGTCTACCCGAAGGACGCGGGCCAGATCCTGGCGTTCGGCGACATCTTCCCCGGCGCGCGGGTCGTCGAGGCGGGGGTGGGCTCCGGCTCCCTCAGCAGCTTCCTGCTGCGGGTCATCGGCGATGACGGGATGCTGCACTCCTACGAGCGCCGGCAGGACTTCGCGGACATCGCCCGGGGCAACGTCGAGCGCTACTTCGGCGGCCCCCACCCCGCGTGGGAGCTGACCGTCGGCGACCTCCAGGACAACCTCTCCGACACCGAGGTCGACCGCGTCATCCTGGACATGCTCGCGCCCTGGGAGTGCCTGGACGCGGTCTCCAAGGCCCTCGTGCCCGGCGGGATCCTCATCGCGTACGTCGCGACCACCACGCAGCTCTCCCGCACCGTGGAGACCATCCGCGAGTTCGGCACGTTCAACGAGCCGGCCGCGTGGGAGTCCATGATCCGCAACTGGCACGTCGAGGGCCTCGCCGTACGCCCCGACCACCGCATGATCGGCCACACCGGCTTCCTCGTCACCGCACGGCGCCTCGCCGACGGTGTCGAGCCCCCACTGCGCCGCAGGCGCCCCGCGAAGGGCGCGTACGGCGAGGACTACGACGGTCCCGGCAGCGGATCGCGCTGA
- a CDS encoding ferredoxin, which translates to MTVQQDAPTDDLAAQGPLEVWIDQDLCTGDGICAQYAREVFELDIDGLAYVKSADDELLQNPGASTRVPLPLLREVVDSAKECPGECIHVRRVSDGAEVVGPDAQ; encoded by the coding sequence ATGACCGTGCAGCAGGACGCCCCGACCGATGACCTCGCGGCCCAGGGACCGCTGGAGGTATGGATCGATCAGGATCTGTGCACGGGTGACGGCATCTGTGCGCAGTACGCGCGCGAGGTGTTCGAGCTGGACATCGACGGCCTCGCCTACGTCAAGAGCGCCGACGACGAGCTGCTCCAGAACCCGGGCGCGAGCACCCGCGTCCCCTTGCCGCTGCTGCGCGAGGTGGTCGATTCGGCGAAGGAGTGCCCCGGCGAGTGCATCCACGTGCGCCGGGTCTCGGACGGCGCCGAGGTCGTCGGCCCCGACGCACAGTGA